Proteins from a single region of Rhipicephalus sanguineus isolate Rsan-2018 chromosome 5, BIME_Rsan_1.4, whole genome shotgun sequence:
- the LOC119393416 gene encoding TATA-binding protein-associated factor 2N-like: MKSTLTSTIFAVMIGVALATGPYGSYGGYVGGHAGYGGGGGYGKSSGKGYGGQYGGGYGTTSGGYGGVYTMPHSGHYTGDYIPGYGEKQPSYGQGGYSTGGYGGGNQDGYATGYY; this comes from the exons ATGAAGAGCACA CTGACATCCACAATCTTCGCCGTGATGATCGGCGTTGCCTTGGCTACGGGACCGTATGGGTCCTATGGAGGCTACGTGGGCGGCCATGCTGGgtatggaggaggaggaggatacggCAAAAGTAGCGGAAAGGGTTATGGCGGACAATACGGCGGTGGCTACGGTACAACCTCGGGCGGATACGGAGGAGTCTATACCATGCCACACAGCGGACACTACACTGGCGACTACATCCCGGGTTATGGCGAAAAGCAGCCCAGCTATGGTCAAGGAGGTTACAGCACTGGAGGATACGGCGGTGGCAACCAGGACGGATATGCCACAGGTTACTACTGA
- the LOC119393419 gene encoding fibroin heavy chain, with product MNATATNCNVTRRTASSSKSAEIRSRTVALSSLALRGLPTVSLFLTESSAALTLSGRVSSPSVERSQHHCTGRAHNPRFQSVSEATLSGRCAEMKSALLTCVILCWGGASCHSVYRRQFRWWPSEDNAARLPPGLAEQDPITGESAEITSRIASGAASYSGSYGGSYGGGYGGSYRGSYGSNGYGGGYGGGYGGGYGGGYGGGYGGGYGGGYGGGYGGGYGGGYGGGYGGGYGGQSWVVRSGERGSDTTGNSGHGGGSGGGIGGGSGGGSGGGSINETSNSSGYGGGFGGGYGGGHSSSYESRSRVVTSDERGGDLHRGGSVSRNEAGTGGGYGGGYRGSYGGGYGGGRAAHNDTSSTHTRSSGSYGGESASHSGRGSTYRSGYGGGYGSGYGGGYGGHSRVVNTEESGTGISGSSGHDRASINETSSGSGEGGSYRGGYGGGHGGDYRGGYGGGYGGGYREHYGGRSRVVHAGESVTETRRVTEYGDASRNETRTDTRYGGGYGRGYGGGYGGGYGGGYGGGYGGGYGTQRRIASSLRNETDSVNVSASGGGHGRGYGSGYGGGYGGGYGGSYGGHSSVLIGGESGTNVRSGSGYVGATGSSETTSDNAHRRGTGGGYGGGYGGGHGSTGAVVNDTEGGSESGRGGGRGGRRGDITVTDIDSDAQEYRGGSRPDGGSERGSGTGGHGGGSGGGRGSGSGGGSGGGSGHGTRAGDGGDRSRSEGTDDGDNSRGFRRGSGGSRGVYASGYIVEYGERTSSRVETSRASDVPCVRVRNCGSMLTVSTAVRPGAGHVHDQQSVSRGHVQEVVEDSQVRLRDLAQRPAESEEQIGDD from the exons ATGAATGCAacggcaacaaattgtaatgtcacgcgaagaacggcaagcagctcgaaa AGCGCAGAGATTAGAAGCAGGACGGTTGCGCTCAGCAGTCTTGCGTTGCGGGGTCTTCCGACAGTGTCCCTCTTCTTGACTGAGAGCAGCGCTGCACTGACGCTTTCAGGGCGGGTATCTTCTCCGTCAGTGGAAAGATCGCAGCACCATTGCACTGGACGAGCACATAACCCTAGATTTCAATCTGTGTCGGAGGCCACGCTGAGCGGGCGCTGCGCTGAAATGAAGTCTGCG CTTCTAACGTGCGTCATCCTTTGTTGGGGAGGTGCATCATGCCACAGTGTCTACCGAAGGCAGTTTCGGTGGTGGCCGTCGGAAGACAACGCAGCTAGACTTCCACCTGGATTGGCTGAGCAGGACCCCATTACCGGCGAGTCTGCTGAGATAACTAGCAGAATCGCCTCAGGGGCCGCCAGTTACAGCGGTTCTTACGGAGGCAGCTACGGAGGTGGCTACGGTGGCAGCTACAGAGGTAGCTACGGAAGCAACGGTTACGGGGGTGGTTATGGAGGCGGATATGGTGGTGGTTACGGAGGAGGTTATGGGGGTGGTTACGGAGGTGGCTACGGAGGCGGATACGGAGGTGGATACGGAGGTGGCTACGGTGGCGGATATGGAGGCGGCTATGGTGGCGGTTACGGAGGCCAAAGCTGGGTAGTCAGAAGTGGAGAAAGGGGCAGCGATACCACAGGGAACAGCGGACACGGAGGTGGAAGCGGCGGTGGAATCGGAGGAGGAAGCGGAGGAGGAAGCGGAGGTGGAAGCATCAACGAAACTAGTAACAGCAGCGGATATGGAGGTGGCTTTGGTGGCGGTTACGGAGGCGGACATAGCAGCAGTTATGAAAGCCGCAGTAGGGTTGTGACTAGTGATGAACGAGGAGGTGATTTACACAGAGGTGGAAGCGTAAGCCGTAATGAAGCAGGCACTGGCGGAGGCTACGGAGGTGGTTATAGAGGAAGCTACGGTGGCGGCTATGGTGGAGGAAGAGCCGCGCACAATGACACAAGCAGCACTCACACAAGAAGCAGCGGTAGTTACGGCGGAGAAAGTGCTAGTCACAGTGGTAGAGGCAGCACATATCGAAGCGGTTATGGAGGTGGTTATGGAAGTGGCTACGGTGGTGGCTATGGAGGACATAGCAGGGTTGTGAACACTGAGGAAAGTGGTACTGGCATTTCAGGTAGCAGTGGGCATGACAGAGCAAGCATCAATGAAACTTCAAGTGGTAGCGGCGAAGGAGGTAGCTACAGAGGTGGATATGGGGGTGGCCACGGAGGTGATTATAGAGGTGGTTACGGAGGCGGATATGGAGGTGGTTACCGTGAACATTATGGAGGGCGTAGCAGGGTTGTGCACGCTGGAGAAAGCGTTACTGAGACAAGACGCGTCACCGAATACGGTGATGCAAGCAGGAATGAAACGAGAACCGACACCAGATACGGAGGGGGCTACGGACGCGGTTACGGGGGCGGGTATGGAGGCGGTTACGGAGGTGGCTACGGAGGGGGTTACGGTGGTGGTTACGGAACACAGCGACGGATTGCAAGCAGCCTCAGAAATGAAACCGACAGTGTGAATGTCAGCGCATCTGGTGGCGGCCATGGAAGAGGTTACGGAAGTGGCTACGGAGGCGGGTATGGAGGTGGTTATGGTGGCAGCTACGGAGGCCATAGCAGCGTTCTCATTGGAGGCGAAAGCGGCACGAATGTCAGGAGTGGCAGCGGCTATGTGGGTGCAACAGGCAGCAGTGAAACCACTAGCGATAATGCACATCGACGTGGAACCGGTGGAGGCTATGGAGGCGGATACGGCGGGGGTCATGGAAGCACAGGCGCTGTTGTGAATGACACCGAAGGCGGCAGTGAATCCGGAAGAGGTGGCGGACGCGGAGGTCGAAGAGGAGACATAACTGTAACCGATATTGACAGCGACGCTCAAGAATATCGGGGGGGTAGTAGACCAGATGGCGGCAGTGAACGAGGAAGCGGAACTGGAGGACATGGTGGTGGAAGCGGTGGTGGACGCGGTAGTGGAAGTGGTGGTGGAAGTGGTGGTGGTAGCGGACATGGTACAAGGGCCGGTGACGGTGGGGACCGAAGCAGGAGTGAAGGCACCGATGACGGTGACAATAGCCGCGGTTTTCGCCGCGGTTCCGGTGGCAGTCGTGGCGTATACGCCAGTGGGTATATCGTCGAGTATGGAGAAAGAACAAGCTCGCGTGTTGAAACTTCCCGGGCATCTGACGTACCGTGCGTCAGAGTGCGCAACTGCGGCAGCATGCTCACAGTATCCACCGCCGTGCGCCCAGGTGCGGGGCACGTGCACGATCAGCAGTCGGTATCAAGAGGACACGTGCAAGAAGTCGTCGAGGATTCTCAAGTACGCCTCCGCGATCTTGCTCAGCGACCAGCAGAAAGTGAGGAGCAGATAGGCGACGACTGA
- the LOC119393417 gene encoding keratin-associated protein 19-2-like — protein MKITIFLFVFALAIGVALAGGYHGGYGGGHRGYGGGHKGGYHMGHGGYGRKSHGYGHGHGEYGGGKHYRGMGYGKHYG, from the exons ATGAAGATCACG ATTTTCCTGTTCGTCTTCGCCTTGGCGATTGGTGTTGCCTTGGCTGGTGGCTATCACGgcggctacggtggcggtcacAGAGGATACGGCGGCGGTCACAAGGGAGGCTATCACATGGGCCATGGTGGATATGGCAGAAAGTCTCACGGCTACGGACACGGACACGGAGAATACGGAGGCGGAAAGCACTACCGAGGAATGGGATACGGCAAGCACTATGGATGA